The genomic region GCCGTCCTCGGTGAGGGCGTGCGCGCGGGCGGTGCGGCGCAGCGGGGCGCGCAACCGGTAGCGGCCCTCGGTGACCGGTTCGAGCAGGTGCGCCTCGACGAATGCGTCCACCAGGTCCTCGGTGGTGGCAGGATCGCGGTCCAGGATCGCGGTGGCGGCGGACAGGGTGAGGGTGTCGCCGTCGGGCACGGCGAGCAGGCGCAGCGCGCGGGCCGGTTCCGGTGCCAGGGCGCGCAGGGTGGCGGCGTAGGGGTCCTCGGCGGCCGGGGTGACCGGGGTGGTGAGGCGGCGGACCGCGGTGGCCAGGCTCCAGTCCGGGCGGGCGGCCAGCCGGGCGGCCACGTTGTGCAGCACCTGGGGCAGGCCGTCGGCGTGCGCGAGCAGGGCCTCGACCGCGCTGGGGTCGGTGGCCAGGCGGTCGGCGCCGATGGTGCGCGCCAACAGTTCCCGCGACTCCCCGGGGGTCAGCGCGGGCAGGGTGTGCCAGCGGGCGTGCGCCAGCTCGTGCAGCCGCTGCCGGGCGGTGAGCAGCACGGCGGGTCCGGAGGTGCCGGGCAGCACCGCGCGCACCCGGGCCTCGTCCACCGCGTCGTCGGCGAGCAGCAGGATGCGCCGCCCGCAGGTGAGCGTGCGCCACAACGTGATCCGCTCGGCGCCGGAGTCGGGGACCTCGGTGACGCCGAGCGCGCGCAGCAGCACCGGCAGCGGATCGGGAGTGGATGCGCCGCGCAGGTAGACGTAGAACTGCCCGTCCGGGAAGTGCTCGGCCACCAGGTGTGCCAGGTGCACCGCGGCGGTGGTCTTGCCGATGCCGGGCGCACCGGTGAGCGCGTGCACCGGCACGCCCTTCTCCTGCGGGCGCAGCTGCGCGGCGATCCCGGCGAGCAGCTCGTGGTGGCCGGTGAACTCGGGCAGGTCCGGTGGCAGCTGCATGGGCAGGCGGGCGCGCTCGGCGGTGCTGAGCGGGCGCACCGGGGTCGGGCCGGACAGGCCGGGATCGGCGCGCAGGATCCGCCGCTGCATCTCGCGCAGCTCCGCGCCGGGGTCCAGGCCGAGTTCGTCGGTGAACAACCGGACCGCGTCCTGGTACAGCTCCAGCGCCTCGGCCTGCCTGCCGGCGCGGTAGAGGCCCAGCATGACCATCGTGCGGGCGCGTTCGCGCAGCGGCTCCTCGATGATCAGCGAGCTGAGCGCGGCCACGGCCTCGGTGTGCCTGCCCAGCTCCAGGTCGG from Crossiella sp. CA-258035 harbors:
- a CDS encoding transcriptional regulator; translation: MSAGLRFELLGPVRAWLDGAEADLGAPQQRALLGVLLLHGGTVATQDALVDAVWGASPPPAVGGMVRSYVSKLRRALGDGRPATVIRSVAGGYALPTAPGQLDLADFQAHLSTAREARRTGDLDAEAGALRAALELWQGTPLAGVRGDYAERERVRLRELRLTAVEDLAAADLELGRHTEAVAALSSLIIEEPLRERARTMVMLGLYRAGRQAEALELYQDAVRLFTDELGLDPGAELREMQRRILRADPGLSGPTPVRPLSTAERARLPMQLPPDLPEFTGHHELLAGIAAQLRPQEKGVPVHALTGAPGIGKTTAAVHLAHLVAEHFPDGQFYVYLRGASTPDPLPVLLRALGVTEVPDSGAERITLWRTLTCGRRILLLADDAVDEARVRAVLPGTSGPAVLLTARQRLHELAHARWHTLPALTPGESRELLARTIGADRLATDPSAVEALLAHADGLPQVLHNVAARLAARPDWSLATAVRRLTTPVTPAAEDPYAATLRALAPEPARALRLLAVPDGDTLTLSAATAILDRDPATTEDLVDAFVEAHLLEPVTEGRYRLRAPLRRTARAHALTEDGEPACHAALSRLVRHHLDTAAHWSPAEDGDRWALVAQTERVPEVPSAELARVLAERAAS